In Thermoanaerobacterium xylanolyticum LX-11, the genomic window ATTTCCGGCCCTTTCACCGAGGCCATTTACAGTGACGCCTATAAAATTAGCACCAGCTTTAAAACCAGCAAGAGCGTTTGCCGTCGCCATTCCAAAATCATTGTGCGTATGCATCTCAATATCTATATCTATGGCTTCTTTAATCTTTTTTATGATGTCGTACGTTTTAAAAGGATCCAATATGCCTACAGTATCACAGAATCTCAATCTATCTGCACCTGCTTGTTTTGCACATCTTGTAAACTCTATGAGAAAGTCCATATCTGTCCTGGATGCATCCTCTGCATTTACAGAAACGTATACGCCGTCTTTTTTAGCGAATTCAACAGCGCTTGTCATGTGATCTAAAACCCACTGCCTTGAAGTTCTTAGCTTGTGTTCTATGTGTATATCTGAAGTCGAGATTGAAATCGCAACAGCATCAACACCGCACTCTAATGATTCTTTCACATCATTTACAACAGCTCTGTTCCATGCCATTATGCTGGCATTTAGTCCAAGTTTTGCAATTTTTGCAATCGTCTCTTTCTCATCTCCGCCCATTGTTGGAATTCCAACTTCCAGTTGATGCACGCCAATTTCATCTAACATTTTCGCAATCCTAATCTTCTCACTATTAGCAAAAACAACACCGGCTGTCTGTTCTCCATCTCTCAGTGTTGTATCAACGAGGTACAATTTACCATCCTCTTTTTTGAATTTCATCGAACTTCCCCCTTCTTAAATCAAAGAAACTTATGTATATATTTTATTCATATAAAGAAATAAAGTCAATAGTTTTTGCAATTTTTTATATATAAAATTGCAAAAACCAGATTATACTTACTAATCTGGTTTTTGCACATCATTCATCAATCTCTGTATGTGTATGGCTAAATAGCCTATTTCATCTTCAGGCACATTCGTCCCTAATGAATTTCCAATGTGTTTGGCAATGCTTGCAGCTATTTTATAAGCCTTCTTAAACTTTCGCTTTATTGGAAGAAGAAGTTCATTTGAAATCGGCATGCCCCTTTCTATTCTGTCTACTGCAAATTTCAAGTGCGTAATAAGCCTTAAATAGTCAATAGAATCAGTTTCAATCTTCCTGCCTATCATTTCTTCAATATTTTTCACA contains:
- the nifV gene encoding homocitrate synthase translates to MKFKKEDGKLYLVDTTLRDGEQTAGVVFANSEKIRIAKMLDEIGVHQLEVGIPTMGGDEKETIAKIAKLGLNASIMAWNRAVVNDVKESLECGVDAVAISISTSDIHIEHKLRTSRQWVLDHMTSAVEFAKKDGVYVSVNAEDASRTDMDFLIEFTRCAKQAGADRLRFCDTVGILDPFKTYDIIKKIKEAIDIDIEMHTHNDFGMATANALAGFKAGANFIGVTVNGLGERAGNAALEEVVMALKHVYKYDINIDTKRFREISEYVSTASGRQLPSWKAIVGTNVFAHESGIHVDGALKDPHTYEIFDPDEVGLERQIVIGKHSGTAALINKFKEYGRVLPEEEAKELLPYVRSLSIQLKRPLFDKELIYLYEEHISKIKAI